GCGTCAGAGATTATCGAAATTTGCGATTTTTACGCGCCACAAAGAACAGTGAATAACAGTGAATAAGCAGTGAATCATGAGATTTGTAATCCGTTGCTCGCGCCAGCGTCCGATCATTGCGGACGAGCACTTACCCCAGCGGCATAAGTTCCAAAATGAAATTTTCGTTGACTCACAATCTCGACTCGTGGTATCACCGAACTACGTTCGGTGCTGAGGAATGGCCGCTCCGTTCGCGAGCGTGGGATGACATGAGCGCCGATCAGCCGGCCACCCGTCCAGGGAAGGGCATCGGCTTTAGCCGCCCCGTTCTGAGGCGCAGGGAAGGGCATCGGCTTTAGCCGTGCCGTCATGAAGAATTAAGAGGATCCGGCTTTAGCCGCTGAGGTATTCCATTTTGGAATCCACAACGTTTTTCCGCAGCCTGTAAAGTCGTGCCCTTCCCTAAGACATTGCCCTGCGAAGGTCTGCCCGCCATAAATGAGGATCGTCCCCGGTTTCCCATGATGTAGGCATCGCGCGGGAATGCGAGAGCAATTCCGCAGGCGCATCGACCTGAGCGGGCCGTGTCCTAATCATTTGACACTCCCCGAGTCCCCGAGTAGGCTCTTGGGCGCTCCCCAGCCCCAATCGCTCCCTCTGCTCAGGCCCTAGCTCCTTATCTGCATCTGCTTTTCGTGTGCTCGCCCCCAGTCGAGCAACTTTGAACTCAATTTGTCGCGAGGAGGAAGAACGTGAAACTCTGGCGAACTGCTTTTACTTCATGTCTGCTGCTGATCGCAATCGGCGCTTCTGCTCAGACCGTTATCAACAGTGATGTTCACAACCCGAGAGGACTGAAGTTTGGGCCCGATGGACACCTCTATGTCGCCGAAGGCGGCACGGGTGGAACGAAGTCGAGTGCCGGTCTGTGCCGCAGGTCGTCCCACCCGTCGGACCTTACACCGGCGACTTCAATGCGCGGATTTCAAAAATCAACGTAGCCACCGGCGCGCGCACGACGGTCGTCGATCATCTGCCGTCGTCGCAAACTTCCGCTGCGCTAGGTTCGTTAGTGAGTGGCGTTGCCGATGTGGCATTCATTGGCGACACGCTCTACGCGGTCCTGGCCGGCGCCGGCTGCTCGCATGGTCTCGCCGGCACGGCCAACATCGTGTTCCGCGTGAACAGCAACGGATCGATTACGCCGATCGCCGACCTCAGCGCTTTCTATAAGAACCATCGCGTTGCCCATCCCGAACCCGACGACTTCGAGCCGGACGGAACCTGGTACAGCATGCTATGAAGGTCAAAGTCCCGGTTGCAGCATCAATCCTGTACACCGAGACGTTATTTGAGCCGGAATTCGCCACAAAGGGAAACTTCTCCGACGGATCGATAGCGATTCGCGGTCAGGCATCACTTAGACAGTGCTCTAAAGGTCTCCGCTGAGCCAAGAGAATACGCGCAGAGAGTATCGACCCGTCCTCCATCGCTATTTCCGCCTGCGACCAGCACTGTGCCATCCGGAAGCAGCGTCGAGGTATGCGCAGTGCGCCGTGTTCCCATCGACGCCGTCTCTGCAAAAAAACCGGTCGCGGGCTCATAGATTTCTGCAGTATTCAAAACGCCCTGAATTGCGGTACCGCCGCCGGCTATCAAGACGTTGCCGTCCGGTAGCAGGGTCGCCATGTGTTCCTCTCGGGCTTCCACCATGCTGCCCGTGGGCGTGAATGTTCCCGTTGCCGGATCATAAAGCTCCGCGGTCGACGCGATCATTGTTGCCGGCGAACCTGCGCAGCTGGAGCTACTGACTGAAGCGATACTAATCACTCCACCCGTGACGAGCACTTTCCCGCTGGTCAGAAGGGTGGCAGTGTGTCCGCCGCGTGCGGTTCCCATGTTGCCTGTCGGCGCGAAAGAGCCCGTGAGCGGATCGTATAGCTCAGCCGTCGAGAGTGCGTTAAAAGCGAAACTCGACGGAAGTAGGAATGTCGTCAAACCTCCGGCGATCAGGACTTTTCCGTTCGGCAGGAGCGTTGCTGTGTGTGAGTAGCGCGGTGTGCCCATGGCGCCGGCGGGAATGAACGAATTTGCGGCCGGATCGTAGAGCTCGACGCTCGCGGAAGCGGCGCCGAAAGCTGGGAATCCGAATCCTCCCTCGTTACCTCCGCCGGCAAGCAATACCTGCCCATTGGGCAACAGAGTGGCGGTATGCGCAGCACGAAGTGTGCTCATATCCTTCGTACCGGAGAAAGTACCGGTGGCTGGATCGAACAGTTCTGCAGAGGCCAGAGTTGGAGGTTGATCAAGACCGACTCCAAAGCCGCCGGTCACGAGCACGTTCCCATTTTGGAGAAGCGTCGCGGTATGCCAATCGCGGGGCGAGATCATCCGTCCGGTGAGCACGAACGAATGGGTCGCCGGATCATAAAGTTCGGCATCGGACTGGCCCGCTTCTTCAAAATCCTCGGTAGGACCCTGGCTCCCTCCGGCCATGAGAACTCTGCCGTCATTGAGGAGCGTTGCGGTGTGAACGCCGGCTACGCGGTTCATATTCGCGTTGGGCGAAAAGGCACCAGTAGTCTCTCCAACGCTGATGGTGGCCATGCCGCTCCTGCTCGGATCTGCGGCGCTGGTAGCGATCAGGTGGAAGGTGCCCGAGAATGCAGGCGCGCTGTAAAGCCCGGCAGAGGTTACCGTACCGCCAGTTGTACCTTCTTGAATGGTCCAGGTGACCGTCTGGTTCGCTGCGGGGGGACTTACGCTAACGGTGAACTGCTGCGTCCCTCCAATCGGCAGAATAGCTATAGCTGGCGTCACTGTTAGCGAGGGAATCGAACTGACGGTGATCGTGACTGATGCCGTCGCGGGTGCGGCGCCCGAACGGCTGGCGGTGACCATATAAATCATCGTCCCTGTTGAGTTCGGGAATACGGAAAAGCTGCCATTGCAAGGAACTGAGCCTGAATTGGTTGGACCCGAAAGCGTACAGCTCGATGCGTTTGTAGCCGTGATGCTGAGCGTGTCGGACTGACCAATGAGTATGTTCGTCGTCGAAGCAGTGAGCGTCACTGTGGGAGCGGTGGAGCCGGCTCCTCCGCCGCCGCATCCGAGAGCGAATACAACGGTCAGGTTCACGAGAACAACGAAAACTTTCATGGTGACGACCTCGCTGCTCTAGCCTGTTATTGGCTTCGATTGCAGGCACTGTCGCGCTCCAGCGTTTCTAGCTCAATGCCGCGCCTGTCCTATTGACCTCACATTGACGTCGCAGGCCATCTATTTGGAGTCATTGGGGTTCGCCGCCTCCTCGGAGTTGAGGAGAGCGGCTGCGTTCGGTGCTACACTCTCCGCTACCCATCCTTTGCGAGAAATAAGATGGAAGTCGTAAGCGGAGCGGTTCATTTCGGCGCTTTCGAGGTCGATTTGCGCACCGAAGAACTCCGCAAGCATGGGCTGAAACTGCGGCTGCCCCGACAGTCGTTTCAAGTTCTAGTCCTGCTGTTGCAACATCCGGGCGAGCTCGTGAGCCGGGAGGAGTTGCGCGAAAAACTCTGGTCGGCTGAAACATTTGTGGACTTTGACCACGGACTGAATGCGTCCGTCAATCGCCTGCGGGAAGCGCTCGGGGATTCGGCCGAGCAACCGCAATTCATCGAGACACTCCCGCGTCGCGGCTATCGGTTTATCGGGTCAATAACTGCGCCTTCAGAGCGCCCCTCTGTGCTGAAGGGTTTACAGGCAGTTGGCGCCGCCGCACTGGCGCTCGCCGTGACGACGGATGCGGCAGTGGATGGCCATCCTCACGCTTCTTCGGGTAGCTTCCCGTTCGCGGAAGATTCCCCGAAAATGATCCGAGGAAGGCGGCGACTTAATTCGTGGGTAGCGGTGGCAGTCCTGTCGCTTTTTGCTCTTGGTAGTCTCGCGATACTCTTCACACGTTGGCGGAACAACACTTCGGCAGCATCTGGCTTGGTCATAACGCCCTTGCCTGGCCTTGAAAATGCACTTGTAGCCGCAGTTTCACCAGATGGCAAATACGTAGCTTACAAGGAACGTGGAAAGGGTACATCTGCCTCCTTATGGATCCGTCATCTGCCGACTGGCAGCATCACTCAACTGGTACCCGAGCAGGAGCTCTCCTTATTGCAATTATCGTTCACTCCAGATGGCAACTATGTTCATTACACCCGTCTGGAGCCGGAGAATGTTGGACAGTCCACAGCCGTATATGAGATTCCGATCCTCGGCGGAATTCCCAAAATGCTTCTCGACCATGTCGCTTCAGGTCTGGCTGTCTCGCCTGATGGCAAACGATGGGCTTACGCTGTCTGGGATTTCTCTTCTTCTATCTTTCGGCTCGTTGTTTCCGATGTCGGTGGCAGCGAAGTGAAGATTCTGGCTTCGCGGCGCGGAGACGAGGGTAGCTTCGGAAATGAACCCGCGTGGTCCCCGGACGGACGCCTGATAGCAACTACCAGTGACATGGAAGCGAATGGTAAGCATTTCAGTGCAATCGAGATTTTCCCTGCATCGGGCGGCCCATCACGTTTGATCAAAATTGCAGAACGCGTGCGGAGAGTCCTCTGGATGCCGAACGGGAGCGGACTAGTCGTGATTGCACGCGACGCAGCTCCCAAGTCACCGGGCCAAATCTGGTTCCAACCCTATCCGGAGGGCGCAGCCCGCCAAATGACGCACGATACCGATGACTATAACGAAATCAGCATCACAGCAGATGGAAAAACCGTAGTTGCGGCGCAGGAAGCCACGTTCTTCACTACCTGGGTCGCCACCGACCTCAGATTCTCGGAAGTTTCATCGAATAAAGATGAAACTGTCGCAGGTTGGCTGGACAACGATCACCTATTGCTTGTCGTTCGCAACCAAGAATTGTTCGAGTTAAATTCGGACGGATCAAGCCGAAGACTGCTGTTTAGTGACGGTAAGCGCATCGATAATGCGGCAGCGTGCGGAGACGGTGAACACATTCTCTTTTCTCGACGGACGGGTTCGGCTTCTGAGTTGTTTCGCATTGATCGTAAGGAAAATAGAGCAGTCAGGATTGCAACTAATACACTTGGAATGGGAGACTGTTCACCTGATGGCAAATGGGTCGTCTTCAGCCGATATGTTCGCCCACACGCTTCGCTCTGGCGAGCTGGAATCGATGGAAGAGGTGAGACTGAGTTGCCGCAGATTGATGAGGAGAGTACTGATGAGATTGCACAGGCGCTCCTGCCATCGATTTCGCCAGATGGAACGCACATTGCCTATATTAACAGCCTTCTGAGCACAACTGCCGGAAAGCCGCCAATGCGATGGCGGATTTGCTTGATTCCGTCTGAGGGCGGAGCGAACAAAATGGTAGGCGATTCTTGGTTCGTCCCAACTCGGTCATCGGAAGTGGAGGACTTCCAACGGATGGGGCCTCCGCGCTTTTCGTCTGATGGCAAATCAATTGAGTATTTGAAAAACACCGGTGGAGAACACGAATTATGGACGCAGCCCCTGACCGGTGGCCCACCACATAGGATCGTAAATATTCCTGCTGAGACTGTGGAATTTTTTAGTTGGTCTCCCAATGGGCACAAGCTCGTCGTCGCGGCCTCCAGGCGTTATCGGAATATCGTGAGAATTGAAGGATTGGTTCATTGAGATCTAGCGTTGAGTTCTTTTGCGGGGTTGGCACTTCCTCGGTTCGTACGAATGGCCGAGTAATGTCGGGAACAGGCGGGTGGCGCAGCCTGATTTTTTTCGTGTGCAACGCCCAGGCTGTGGGTGCCGCACTCCGCGGGCTTTTTCGCGGGGTGCGCAATCGAGCAGTATGGGAGACCCCTGAGAGAGACAAAACCAGAAACAGAGCACTACTCAATTCTAAGGGTGCGCCACCCGTCCTGGGACGTTACTCATCGATGGGCGGCCCAACAATGCCTGA
The sequence above is a segment of the Terriglobales bacterium genome. Coding sequences within it:
- a CDS encoding Ig-like domain-containing protein — its product is MKVFVVLVNLTVVFALGCGGGGAGSTAPTVTLTASTTNILIGQSDTLSITATNASSCTLSGPTNSGSVPCNGSFSVFPNSTGTMIYMVTASRSGAAPATASVTITVSSIPSLTVTPAIAILPIGGTQQFTVSVSPPAANQTVTWTIQEGTTGGTVTSAGLYSAPAFSGTFHLIATSAADPSRSGMATISVGETTGAFSPNANMNRVAGVHTATLLNDGRVLMAGGSQGPTEDFEEAGQSDAELYDPATHSFVLTGRMISPRDWHTATLLQNGNVLVTGGFGVGLDQPPTLASAELFDPATGTFSGTKDMSTLRAAHTATLLPNGQVLLAGGGNEGGFGFPAFGAASASVELYDPAANSFIPAGAMGTPRYSHTATLLPNGKVLIAGGLTTFLLPSSFAFNALSTAELYDPLTGSFAPTGNMGTARGGHTATLLTSGKVLVTGGVISIASVSSSSCAGSPATMIASTAELYDPATGTFTPTGSMVEAREEHMATLLPDGNVLIAGGGTAIQGVLNTAEIYEPATGFFAETASMGTRRTAHTSTLLPDGTVLVAGGNSDGGRVDTLCAYSLGSAETFRALSK
- a CDS encoding winged helix-turn-helix domain-containing protein; this translates as MEVVSGAVHFGAFEVDLRTEELRKHGLKLRLPRQSFQVLVLLLQHPGELVSREELREKLWSAETFVDFDHGLNASVNRLREALGDSAEQPQFIETLPRRGYRFIGSITAPSERPSVLKGLQAVGAAALALAVTTDAAVDGHPHASSGSFPFAEDSPKMIRGRRRLNSWVAVAVLSLFALGSLAILFTRWRNNTSAASGLVITPLPGLENALVAAVSPDGKYVAYKERGKGTSASLWIRHLPTGSITQLVPEQELSLLQLSFTPDGNYVHYTRLEPENVGQSTAVYEIPILGGIPKMLLDHVASGLAVSPDGKRWAYAVWDFSSSIFRLVVSDVGGSEVKILASRRGDEGSFGNEPAWSPDGRLIATTSDMEANGKHFSAIEIFPASGGPSRLIKIAERVRRVLWMPNGSGLVVIARDAAPKSPGQIWFQPYPEGAARQMTHDTDDYNEISITADGKTVVAAQEATFFTTWVATDLRFSEVSSNKDETVAGWLDNDHLLLVVRNQELFELNSDGSSRRLLFSDGKRIDNAAACGDGEHILFSRRTGSASELFRIDRKENRAVRIATNTLGMGDCSPDGKWVVFSRYVRPHASLWRAGIDGRGETELPQIDEESTDEIAQALLPSISPDGTHIAYINSLLSTTAGKPPMRWRICLIPSEGGANKMVGDSWFVPTRSSEVEDFQRMGPPRFSSDGKSIEYLKNTGGEHELWTQPLTGGPPHRIVNIPAETVEFFSWSPNGHKLVVAASRRYRNIVRIEGLVH